In Deltaproteobacteria bacterium, the following are encoded in one genomic region:
- a CDS encoding peptidoglycan-binding protein encodes MGGKGEDGGVYEAFFGLADAPFRLTPDPRYLYLSPKHAEALAHLRAGLIEPGGFVCISGDIGTGKTTLLRAFLADLGPEVATAYVFNPTLSWQDLLQRITRELGVPTAGESQIDVMDALNAHLLAQCKAGRLSVVVIDEAQAIPIDVLEQLRLLSNLETSTEKLLRLMLVGQPQLAAVLLDPALAQLNQRITLRWHLGPLTYAETVAYVRHRLGVASGGRAKGLLTGPALVLVHRFSKGVPRLVNMIGHRALLAAFVRRRRRVTAGSVLRAYREIRAVPLHTRAPARRARWAVAAAAIALVVTLGVPRLERRLQMAVQDAASVPAPTEAPAPGTTAAEPADAPAQRTRGAAPVVPTAELERRLAQVDPQRSARAAVDAMLSAWKVASLRPDETLSPDRLEPIAWERGLEDLVLTSNLSMLRLLDLPALLALRLPGTSGPRYVALTGTDDERVVLAVDGEALAVDPTLLERLWFGEAHVFWRDFEGLGRTFGNEARGPQVARMQRLLARAGAYQGATTGMFDGATEAAVLGFQRSRLLVPDCRVGRLTRIVLYAAAGGYQRPTLAAVGGGAS; translated from the coding sequence ATGGGTGGTAAGGGGGAGGACGGCGGGGTGTACGAAGCGTTCTTCGGGCTCGCCGATGCGCCGTTTCGGCTGACACCCGACCCGCGCTACCTCTACCTCTCCCCCAAGCACGCGGAGGCCCTCGCGCACCTGCGCGCCGGGCTCATCGAGCCGGGCGGGTTCGTCTGCATCAGCGGCGACATCGGCACCGGCAAGACGACGCTGCTGCGCGCCTTCCTCGCCGACCTCGGCCCCGAGGTGGCGACGGCCTACGTCTTCAACCCGACGCTGTCCTGGCAGGACCTGCTGCAGCGGATCACGCGCGAGCTCGGGGTGCCGACGGCCGGCGAGAGCCAGATCGACGTCATGGATGCCCTGAACGCGCATCTCCTCGCGCAGTGCAAGGCGGGGCGTCTGTCCGTGGTCGTGATCGACGAGGCACAGGCCATCCCCATCGACGTGCTCGAGCAGCTCCGGCTGCTCTCGAATCTCGAGACCAGCACGGAGAAGCTCCTCCGCCTCATGCTGGTCGGCCAGCCCCAGCTCGCGGCCGTCCTCCTCGACCCGGCCCTCGCCCAGCTGAACCAGCGCATCACGCTCCGCTGGCACCTGGGACCGCTCACCTACGCCGAGACCGTCGCCTACGTCCGCCACCGCCTCGGCGTGGCGAGCGGGGGAAGGGCGAAGGGCCTGCTGACCGGACCCGCACTCGTCCTGGTGCACCGGTTCTCGAAGGGCGTGCCGCGCCTCGTGAACATGATCGGACACCGGGCGCTGCTCGCGGCCTTCGTGCGCCGCCGCCGCCGCGTGACGGCGGGCTCCGTCCTGCGTGCCTACCGCGAGATCCGCGCCGTGCCGCTGCATACGAGGGCGCCGGCGCGGCGCGCCAGGTGGGCGGTGGCGGCCGCCGCCATCGCCCTGGTCGTGACGCTCGGCGTGCCGCGGCTCGAGCGCCGGCTCCAGATGGCGGTCCAGGACGCCGCGAGCGTGCCGGCGCCGACGGAGGCGCCGGCCCCCGGGACGACGGCCGCCGAGCCGGCGGACGCACCGGCGCAGCGGACCCGAGGCGCGGCGCCGGTCGTCCCCACGGCGGAGCTCGAGCGACGCCTCGCGCAGGTCGACCCCCAGCGGAGCGCCAGGGCGGCCGTGGACGCGATGCTCTCCGCGTGGAAGGTCGCGTCGCTCCGTCCCGACGAGACGCTCTCCCCCGATCGGCTCGAGCCGATCGCCTGGGAGCGTGGTCTGGAGGACCTGGTTCTGACCAGCAACCTGAGCATGCTCCGCCTGCTCGACCTCCCGGCGCTGCTCGCGTTGCGCCTCCCCGGCACGAGCGGGCCGCGCTACGTCGCCCTCACCGGCACGGACGACGAGCGGGTGGTCCTCGCGGTCGACGGCGAGGCGCTGGCGGTCGACCCGACCCTCCTCGAACGCCTGTGGTTCGGGGAGGCCCACGTCTTCTGGCGCGACTTCGAGGGGCTCGGGCGAACCTTCGGCAACGAGGCCCGCGGCCCGCAGGTCGCCCGCATGCAGCGTCTCCTCGCCCGGGCCGGCGCCTACCAGGGGGCGACGACGGGCATGTTCGACGGCGCGACCGAGGCCGCGGTCCTCGGCTTCCAGCGCTCGCGTCTCCTGGTGCCCGACTGCCGCGTCGGGCGCCTGACGCGTATCGTCCTCTACGCGGCGGCGGGCGGCTACCAGCGGCCGACGCTCGCGGCCGTCGGCGGAGGCGCGTCATGA
- a CDS encoding acetyl-CoA hydrolase/transferase family protein encodes MKPKSRKLDLEAAARLVQPRDSLLCGFVAGQPVGFLDALGARTDLEDVALYTGLLVRPFTLLQNPGVRVVSGFFGPIERMARAAGARVSYLPADFNGLERRALAMKPRVALAVTSPPDREGWLSFGVQAGASYRPFLQAASDPERLAIAEVNPKMPRIDGFPELGGNRVHLSQVDAWVEHETELVTLPEEQPSPEELAIARQVCDLIQPGAILQFGIGAIPDEIARILAERPAGGFGIHTEMISDGVMRLHEAGKVTNRKPVYDGFTVATFALGSQTLYRWLDGNPSVRILPVTDVNESRVLCRLPRLTSINGALSIDLAGQVAADSVGGRQYSGTGGHESFVSGAAEAPEGRSFLCLKSTAKVGGQRVSTIVPAFSAGTRVTTPRHHVQWVVTEHGAVDLSVLSDTERPPALIALAHPDFRESLRAAAP; translated from the coding sequence ATGAAGCCCAAGTCGCGCAAGCTCGATCTCGAGGCAGCCGCACGGCTCGTGCAGCCACGCGATTCGCTGCTCTGCGGGTTCGTCGCGGGCCAGCCGGTGGGTTTCCTCGACGCGCTCGGCGCACGGACCGACCTCGAGGACGTCGCGCTCTACACGGGGCTGCTCGTCCGGCCGTTCACGCTGCTGCAGAACCCGGGAGTGCGGGTGGTGAGCGGCTTCTTCGGACCGATCGAGCGCATGGCCCGCGCCGCCGGCGCCCGGGTCAGCTACCTGCCCGCCGATTTCAACGGTCTCGAGCGCCGGGCGCTCGCCATGAAGCCGCGCGTGGCGCTCGCCGTCACCTCGCCGCCCGATCGCGAGGGGTGGCTCAGCTTCGGCGTGCAGGCCGGGGCGAGCTACCGGCCGTTCCTCCAGGCCGCGAGCGACCCCGAGCGGCTGGCGATCGCCGAGGTGAATCCGAAGATGCCCCGCATCGACGGGTTCCCCGAGCTCGGCGGCAACCGCGTGCACCTCTCCCAGGTCGACGCGTGGGTCGAGCACGAGACCGAGCTGGTGACGCTCCCCGAGGAGCAGCCGTCGCCGGAGGAGCTCGCGATCGCCCGCCAGGTGTGCGACCTGATCCAGCCCGGAGCGATCCTCCAGTTCGGCATCGGCGCCATTCCCGACGAGATCGCACGCATCCTCGCCGAGCGGCCCGCGGGCGGTTTCGGCATCCACACCGAGATGATCTCGGACGGCGTGATGCGCCTGCACGAGGCGGGCAAGGTGACGAACCGCAAGCCCGTCTACGACGGCTTCACGGTCGCCACCTTCGCGCTCGGCAGCCAGACGCTCTACCGCTGGCTCGACGGCAATCCGTCCGTGCGCATCCTGCCGGTGACCGACGTGAACGAGTCGCGGGTGCTCTGCCGGCTCCCCCGCCTGACCAGCATCAACGGGGCGCTGTCGATCGACCTCGCGGGACAGGTCGCCGCCGACTCGGTCGGCGGCCGGCAGTACTCCGGCACGGGTGGCCACGAATCGTTCGTCAGCGGCGCCGCGGAGGCGCCCGAGGGGCGGAGCTTCCTCTGCCTCAAGTCGACGGCGAAGGTCGGCGGCCAGCGCGTGTCGACCATCGTTCCCGCGTTCAGCGCGGGCACGCGCGTCACCACGCCCCGCCATCACGTGCAGTGGGTGGTCACCGAGCACGGCGCGGTCGACCTGTCCGTGCTGAGCGACACCGAGCGTCCGCCCGCGCTGATCGCGCTGGCGCATCCCGACTTTCGCGAATCGCTGCGGGCCGCGGCGCCCTGA